One window from the genome of Nisaea sediminum encodes:
- the pstB gene encoding phosphate ABC transporter ATP-binding protein PstB, with protein MSKTSGSSASTATPKMKGDKVKVFYGEKQALMDVDLEIKPNEVTALIGPSGCGKSTFLRCLNRMNDVIDICRVEGKITLDDEDIYSSDLDPVQLRARVGMVFQKPNPFPKSIYDNIAYGPRIHGTAASKAEIDEIVETSLTKAGLWEEVKDRLLEPGTGLSGGQQQRLCIARAIAVNPEVILMDEPCSALDPIATAKIEELIDELRENFTIVIVTHSMQQAARVSQRTAFFHLGELVEVGDTEQIFTNPTDSRTQGYITGRFG; from the coding sequence ATGAGCAAGACGAGCGGTTCCTCGGCCTCCACCGCGACGCCGAAGATGAAGGGCGACAAGGTCAAGGTCTTCTACGGCGAAAAGCAGGCGCTGATGGATGTCGATCTTGAGATCAAGCCGAACGAGGTGACGGCACTGATCGGTCCGTCCGGCTGCGGCAAGTCCACCTTCCTGCGCTGCCTCAACCGGATGAACGACGTCATCGACATCTGCCGGGTCGAAGGCAAGATCACCCTCGACGACGAGGACATCTACAGCTCTGACCTCGATCCGGTGCAGCTTCGCGCCCGGGTCGGCATGGTGTTCCAGAAGCCGAACCCGTTCCCGAAATCGATCTATGACAACATCGCCTACGGCCCGCGCATCCACGGCACGGCCGCGAGCAAGGCCGAGATCGACGAGATCGTCGAGACCAGCCTGACCAAGGCCGGCCTCTGGGAGGAGGTGAAGGACCGCCTGCTGGAACCCGGCACCGGTCTCTCCGGCGGACAGCAACAGCGGCTCTGCATCGCCCGCGCGATCGCGGTCAACCCGGAAGTGATCCTGATGGACGAGCCCTGCTCGGCGCTCGATCCGATCGCGACGGCGAAGATCGAGGAGCTGATCGACGAGCTGCGCGAGAACTTCACCATCGTGATCGTCACTCACTCCATGCAGCAGGCCGCCCGCGTCTCCCAGCGCACCGCCTTTTTCCATCTGGGCGAGCTGGTCGAGGTCGGCGATACCGAGCAGATCTTCACCAATCCGACGGATTCCCGCACCCAGGGATACATCACCGGGCGGTTCGGCTGA
- the phoU gene encoding phosphate signaling complex protein PhoU, which yields MNDHIVRSFDEDLDTLKAKIAQMGGLVEAQCESAVRAVHRRDQALAQKVREADGRIDALEAEIEAMSLRLLALRQPLGGDLRTVVASLKIVSDLERIGDYAANIGKRAIVLSGLPEIPPANGIVRIGSLVKSLIKDVLDAYADDDLELAVAAWHRDEDIDELYTSLFRELLTYMMEDPRNITASTHLLFIAKNLERMGDHATNIAETVHFQIKGKKMEADRPKGEDASYVVEMPE from the coding sequence ATGAACGACCACATTGTCCGCTCCTTCGACGAGGATCTCGATACCCTGAAAGCCAAGATCGCCCAGATGGGTGGGTTGGTCGAAGCGCAGTGTGAGTCCGCAGTCCGCGCCGTGCATCGCCGCGATCAGGCGCTGGCGCAGAAGGTGCGCGAAGCGGACGGCCGGATCGACGCGCTCGAGGCCGAGATCGAGGCGATGAGTCTCCGCCTGCTCGCGCTGCGCCAGCCGCTCGGCGGCGATCTTCGAACCGTCGTTGCCAGCCTCAAGATCGTCAGCGACCTGGAACGGATCGGCGACTATGCCGCCAATATCGGCAAGCGGGCGATCGTGCTCAGCGGCCTGCCGGAAATTCCGCCGGCCAACGGCATCGTGCGGATCGGCAGCCTGGTGAAGTCGCTGATCAAGGACGTTCTGGACGCCTATGCCGATGACGATCTCGAGCTCGCCGTCGCCGCCTGGCACCGGGACGAGGACATCGACGAGCTCTATACCAGCCTGTTCCGCGAACTCCTGACCTACATGATGGAGGATCCGCGCAACATCACGGCATCGACTCACCTTCTCTTCATTGCCAAGAACCTGGAGCGGATGGGCGATCACGCGACCAACATCGCCGAGACCGTGCACTTCCAGATCAAGGGAAAGAAAATGGAAGCGGATCGCCCGAAAGGCGAGGACGCCAGCTACGTCGTCGAAATGCCTGAGTAA
- a CDS encoding ATP-binding protein: MSEQPSDTQSGTTNDLPVALPVWDVFRGGLVVSLPAAIALGAIAALDAVEPLHAAGAWCLSLLIAMAIVRRHYSLLDAVKRHIQRRAGSNAPERASKAGDVLSNIAEGIGETAELASALTRLFRAIADRRNQLQALNERHVSIIDNIPDPLLFLNQKGRVQSMNRAAREQFGGRIMGRELSQVARDPALLEAGNAVLAHGGFRTVEISLSDPVIRVFNVRIEALPGEEEEQRSALVIFRDLTEIRRIESMRVDFVANVSHELRTPLATLHGFIETLRGPARDDLEAHERFLEIMDQQTSRMTRLVTDLLSLSRIEAAEHTAPDQEVALRPLVEHIAAATELSAARRGIRIALDIDQELPPLIANSDEISQVLQNLVENAIKYGREQSTVTVRATVATDLPASVSLQAEDIVAISVIDQGDGIPREHIPRLTERFYRVDTARSREMGGTGLGLAIVKHIVSRHRGALTIDSKVGKGSTFTVFLPCRAPGVMKPKHLAAG; encoded by the coding sequence ATGAGCGAACAGCCGAGCGATACGCAGTCCGGTACGACGAACGACCTTCCCGTCGCGCTACCGGTCTGGGACGTGTTCCGCGGCGGCCTCGTCGTGTCGCTGCCGGCGGCGATCGCGCTGGGTGCCATCGCGGCGCTCGATGCGGTCGAGCCGCTCCACGCGGCCGGTGCGTGGTGTCTGTCCCTTCTGATCGCCATGGCGATCGTGCGCCGGCATTACAGCCTGCTCGACGCCGTCAAGCGGCACATCCAGCGCCGCGCCGGATCGAACGCGCCGGAAAGGGCCTCTAAAGCGGGCGACGTACTCTCGAACATCGCCGAGGGGATCGGAGAGACCGCGGAGCTGGCTTCGGCGCTGACCCGGCTCTTCCGCGCGATCGCCGACCGCCGCAACCAGCTTCAGGCACTGAACGAGCGACATGTCTCGATCATCGACAATATTCCCGATCCCCTTCTCTTCCTCAATCAGAAGGGCAGGGTGCAGAGCATGAACAGAGCGGCGCGCGAGCAGTTCGGTGGCCGCATCATGGGCCGCGAACTGTCCCAGGTGGCCCGCGACCCGGCCTTGCTCGAGGCCGGCAACGCCGTGCTGGCGCATGGCGGCTTCCGAACCGTGGAGATTTCCCTCTCTGATCCGGTGATCCGGGTCTTCAATGTCCGCATCGAGGCGCTTCCCGGCGAAGAGGAGGAGCAGCGCTCGGCCCTGGTGATCTTCCGCGACCTGACCGAGATCCGGCGGATCGAGAGCATGCGCGTGGATTTCGTCGCCAATGTCAGCCACGAACTGCGCACACCGCTCGCCACGCTGCACGGCTTCATCGAAACCCTGCGCGGCCCGGCACGGGACGATCTCGAGGCACATGAGCGATTTCTCGAGATCATGGACCAGCAGACGAGCCGCATGACCCGTCTGGTCACGGATCTGCTGTCGCTCTCGCGCATCGAGGCGGCGGAACACACCGCTCCGGACCAGGAAGTGGCGCTGCGCCCGCTGGTCGAACATATCGCGGCGGCGACAGAGTTGAGCGCGGCCCGGCGCGGCATCCGCATAGCGCTGGATATCGACCAGGAGCTGCCGCCGCTCATCGCCAACAGCGACGAGATTTCCCAGGTTCTGCAGAATCTGGTCGAGAATGCGATCAAATACGGCCGCGAACAGAGCACGGTCACGGTTCGCGCCACTGTCGCCACCGACCTCCCCGCCTCGGTGTCGCTACAGGCCGAGGATATCGTCGCCATCAGCGTCATCGATCAGGGAGACGGTATTCCGCGCGAGCACATTCCACGCCTGACCGAACGCTTCTACCGCGTGGACACCGCCCGGTCGCGCGAAATGGGCGGCACCGGACTCGGTCTTGCCATCGTCAAGCATATCGTCAGCCGCCACCGGGGAGCGCTGACGATCGACAGCAAGGTCGGAAAAGGCAGCACTTTCACGGTCTTCCTTCCGTGCAGGGCGCCCGGCGTCATGAAACCGAAACATTTGGCCGCCGGCTGA
- a CDS encoding NADP-dependent malic enzyme yields the protein MDDAKRMLEAEALEFHASGRPGKLEVAATKNLTTQRELALAYSPGVAYPCLAIEKDESKAYEYTAKGNIVAVISNGTAVLGLGDIGAQAAKPVMEGKSVLFKRFADVDGFDLEVDTKDVDEFVNCVRFLGKTYGGINLEDIKAPDCFIIEQRLKELMDIPVFHDDQHGTAIITSAGMINALDLTGRSLETAKMVVNGAGSAAIACVELLKSMGMKDENVIMCDSKGVIYQGRDAGMNQWKSKHAVDTPLRTLAEAVEGADIFCGLSAKGAMTQDMVKSMAARPIIFAMANPDPEITPEDVAAVRPDAIVATGRSDYPNQVNNVLGFPYIFRGALDVRASEINDAMKIAAANALAELAREDVPDEVGKAYGKTLHYGEGYLIPAPFDPRLIVRVSSAVAQAAMDTGVARKPIKDMNAYRAQLGARLDPTSSSLQVIFDRIRANPRRVVFAEGEEERVIRAAVAFRNGGYGTPVLIGREEVIKEQVARLGVKGAETLEVHNARLSEHNAAYTEMLYKRLQRKGHIHRDCQRMVNQDRNVFGACMVAAGHAEAMVTGLTRNFGVTHEYVTRVLDPKPGQRVMTYSIVVARGRTIFISDTNVNELPSAEELADIAIQTAEHARAFGHTPRVALLSFSNFGYPPREKAVRIRDAVKVLDERGVDFEYDGEMSADIALDHDLMKRNYPFCRLTGPANVLVMPALHSANITYKMLQALGGAAIIGPMLVGLEKPVQIVQMSATVTDLVNAAAIAAHDALTD from the coding sequence ATGGATGATGCGAAGCGCATGCTTGAGGCGGAGGCACTGGAATTCCATGCCTCGGGGCGTCCCGGCAAGCTGGAAGTCGCCGCCACCAAGAATCTGACCACCCAGCGCGAGCTCGCCCTCGCCTATTCGCCCGGCGTCGCCTATCCCTGCCTCGCCATCGAGAAGGACGAGAGCAAGGCCTACGAATATACCGCCAAAGGCAATATCGTCGCGGTGATCTCGAACGGCACCGCCGTGCTCGGCCTCGGCGATATCGGCGCGCAAGCAGCCAAGCCGGTGATGGAGGGCAAGTCCGTCCTCTTCAAGCGCTTTGCCGATGTCGACGGCTTCGATCTCGAGGTCGATACTAAGGATGTCGACGAGTTCGTCAACTGCGTGCGCTTCCTCGGCAAGACCTATGGCGGGATCAATCTCGAGGACATCAAGGCGCCGGACTGCTTCATCATCGAGCAGCGCCTGAAGGAACTCATGGACATCCCGGTGTTCCATGACGACCAGCACGGCACCGCCATCATCACCTCCGCCGGCATGATCAACGCACTCGACCTGACCGGGCGCTCGCTGGAAACCGCAAAGATGGTGGTGAACGGCGCCGGCTCCGCCGCGATCGCCTGCGTCGAGCTGCTGAAGAGCATGGGCATGAAGGACGAGAACGTCATCATGTGCGACAGCAAGGGCGTGATCTATCAGGGCCGCGATGCGGGCATGAACCAGTGGAAATCCAAACACGCCGTCGACACGCCGCTGCGAACCCTCGCGGAAGCGGTCGAGGGCGCGGATATTTTCTGCGGTCTCTCCGCCAAGGGTGCGATGACGCAGGACATGGTGAAGTCCATGGCCGCCCGGCCGATCATCTTCGCCATGGCCAATCCGGACCCGGAAATCACCCCGGAAGACGTCGCTGCGGTGCGCCCGGACGCGATCGTCGCCACCGGCCGGTCGGACTATCCGAACCAGGTGAACAATGTTCTGGGCTTCCCCTACATCTTCCGCGGCGCGCTGGACGTCCGGGCGAGCGAGATCAATGACGCGATGAAGATCGCGGCCGCCAACGCGCTGGCGGAACTGGCCCGCGAGGACGTGCCGGACGAGGTCGGCAAGGCCTACGGCAAGACCCTGCATTACGGCGAGGGCTACCTCATTCCGGCGCCGTTCGATCCGCGCCTGATCGTGAGGGTCTCCTCGGCCGTCGCCCAGGCGGCGATGGATACCGGCGTCGCCCGCAAGCCGATCAAGGACATGAACGCCTACAGGGCCCAGCTCGGCGCCCGGCTGGACCCGACCTCCTCCAGCCTGCAGGTCATCTTCGACCGGATCCGCGCCAACCCGCGCCGGGTCGTCTTCGCCGAGGGCGAGGAGGAGCGGGTGATCCGGGCCGCCGTCGCCTTCCGCAACGGCGGCTACGGCACGCCGGTGCTGATCGGCCGGGAGGAAGTGATCAAGGAGCAGGTCGCACGGCTCGGCGTGAAGGGCGCCGAGACCCTCGAGGTCCACAATGCCCGGCTTTCCGAGCACAACGCGGCCTACACCGAAATGCTCTACAAGCGCCTGCAGCGGAAGGGCCATATCCACCGCGACTGCCAGCGCATGGTGAACCAGGACCGCAACGTCTTCGGAGCCTGCATGGTCGCCGCCGGCCATGCGGAGGCGATGGTCACCGGACTGACCCGCAATTTCGGCGTGACCCACGAATACGTCACCCGTGTGCTCGACCCGAAGCCGGGGCAGCGCGTGATGACCTATTCCATTGTGGTCGCGCGCGGCCGGACGATCTTCATCAGCGACACCAACGTCAACGAGCTGCCGAGCGCCGAGGAACTCGCGGACATCGCGATCCAGACCGCCGAGCACGCCCGCGCCTTCGGCCACACCCCGCGGGTCGCGCTGCTCTCCTTCTCCAATTTCGGCTATCCGCCGCGCGAGAAGGCGGTTCGCATCCGGGACGCGGTCAAGGTGCTCGACGAGCGCGGGGTCGATTTCGAATATGACGGCGAAATGTCCGCAGACATTGCGCTCGACCACGATCTGATGAAGCGGAACTACCCGTTCTGCCGCCTCACCGGACCGGCCAACGTGCTGGTCATGCCGGCGCTGCATTCGGCCAACATCACCTACAAGATGCTGCAGGCCCTCGGCGGCGCGGCGATCATCGGTCCGATGCTGGTCGGCCTGGAGAAGCCTGTTCAGATCGTGCAGATGAGCGCCACCGTAACCGATCTGGTGAACGCGGCGGCGATCGCCGCACATGACGCCCTGACCGACTAG
- the pstC gene encoding phosphate ABC transporter permease subunit PstC, translating to MNSFFLLLVVIGLSVAGYAAGRARSVLAASGDVRILHSLPSYYGMFVALGCGLPAILLLALWLIIQPQIVEHMVMAGLDPSIMPQNADEYSLMLTDIRNLASGNAVSREASPAIMAAMERYKSLQNIGFWGMGAGVVCVAMLGLVWARSQVSRNFRARNAVEGIIRVLLIICSMIAILTTVGIVLSLIFESLRFFARVPFFDFLFGIHWSPQTAIRAEQVGASGSFGAVPLFAGTMLITLIAMLVAGPIGLLSAIYMAEYANPKFRAVAKPMLEILAGIPTVVYGFFAALTVAPLIRGWGESIGLDVASESALAAGVVMGIMIIPFVSSLSDDVINSVPQSLRDGSYGLGATKSETIRHVIIPAALPGIVGAFLLAVSRAIGETMIVVMAAGLAANLTANPLEAVTTVTVQIVTLLVGDQEFDSAKTLAAFALGLVLFFVTLGLNVIALRVVRKYREKYD from the coding sequence ATGAACAGCTTTTTCCTTCTTCTCGTCGTCATCGGGCTCTCGGTGGCGGGCTATGCCGCCGGACGGGCCCGCTCCGTCCTCGCCGCTTCGGGCGATGTCCGCATCCTGCACTCCCTGCCGAGCTATTACGGCATGTTCGTCGCCCTCGGCTGCGGCCTGCCGGCGATCCTGCTCCTGGCGCTCTGGCTGATCATCCAGCCGCAGATCGTCGAGCACATGGTGATGGCCGGCCTCGATCCCTCGATCATGCCGCAGAACGCGGACGAGTATTCGCTGATGCTGACCGATATCCGCAATCTGGCCAGCGGCAACGCCGTCAGCCGGGAAGCGAGCCCGGCGATCATGGCCGCGATGGAACGTTACAAGTCGCTGCAGAATATCGGTTTCTGGGGCATGGGCGCCGGTGTTGTCTGCGTCGCCATGCTGGGTCTCGTCTGGGCCCGCTCCCAGGTAAGCCGCAATTTCCGGGCCCGGAATGCCGTGGAAGGCATCATCCGGGTTCTTCTGATCATCTGCTCGATGATCGCGATCCTGACGACCGTCGGCATCGTGCTGTCGCTGATCTTCGAGAGTCTCCGCTTCTTCGCCCGGGTCCCGTTCTTCGACTTCCTGTTCGGGATCCACTGGAGCCCGCAGACCGCGATCCGCGCCGAACAAGTCGGCGCCTCCGGCAGCTTCGGCGCCGTCCCGCTCTTTGCCGGCACCATGCTGATCACCCTGATCGCCATGCTGGTCGCCGGTCCGATCGGCCTGCTCTCGGCGATCTACATGGCGGAATATGCCAACCCGAAATTCCGCGCCGTCGCCAAGCCGATGCTGGAAATCCTCGCCGGCATCCCGACCGTGGTTTACGGCTTCTTCGCCGCGCTCACCGTCGCCCCGCTGATCCGCGGCTGGGGCGAGAGCATCGGACTCGATGTCGCCTCGGAAAGTGCGCTCGCGGCGGGCGTGGTCATGGGTATCATGATCATCCCCTTCGTCTCGTCGCTCTCCGACGACGTGATCAATTCGGTCCCGCAATCCCTGCGCGACGGCTCCTACGGGCTCGGCGCGACCAAGTCCGAGACGATCCGCCACGTGATCATCCCGGCCGCCCTGCCGGGTATCGTCGGCGCCTTTCTGCTCGCGGTTTCGCGGGCAATCGGCGAGACCATGATCGTCGTCATGGCCGCCGGCCTCGCCGCCAATCTGACGGCCAACCCGCTGGAAGCGGTCACCACGGTCACGGTGCAGATCGTCACTCTGTTGGTCGGCGACCAGGAATTCGACTCCGCCAAGACCCTCGCGGCCTTCGCCCTCGGTCTGGTGCTGTTCTTCGTCACCCTCGGCCTGAATGTGATCGCCCTCCGGGTGGTCCGGAAGTATCGGGAAAAATATGACTGA
- a CDS encoding substrate-binding domain-containing protein yields MLRNSLLKAIPLALAGVVAIAAAAEARDQIRIVGSSTVFPFSTSVAETFGKTSGFKTPVVESTGSGGGLKLFCAGVGVQHPDITNASRRIKKSEVETCAKNGVTDVVEVKIGFDGIVIGNAKDGATFNVTKQQLFLALAAEVPVDGKIVKNPYNKWSDIDKSLPDQEIEVLGPPPTSGTRDAFVELAMRPGAKSFKMLADMRKADKKAFRKISDSMREDGKFIEAGENDNLIVQKLQANPVAMGIFGFSFLDQNSDKIKGASVAGVQPTFDNIAAGEYGISRSLYFYVKSAHIGVVPGIEEYVAEFTSEKAIGDEGYLTDKGLIPLPQADREKYRAAAANKTNLTM; encoded by the coding sequence GTGCTTAGGAATTCTCTTCTGAAGGCAATCCCGCTCGCCCTTGCCGGCGTTGTCGCCATTGCCGCGGCCGCGGAAGCCCGCGACCAGATCCGCATCGTCGGGTCCTCCACCGTTTTCCCGTTCTCCACGTCGGTTGCTGAAACCTTCGGCAAGACCAGCGGCTTCAAGACGCCGGTCGTCGAAAGCACCGGTTCCGGCGGCGGCCTGAAGCTGTTCTGCGCCGGCGTCGGCGTGCAGCATCCGGACATCACCAACGCGTCCCGCCGGATCAAGAAGTCCGAAGTCGAGACCTGCGCCAAGAACGGCGTTACCGACGTTGTCGAGGTCAAGATCGGCTTCGACGGCATCGTCATCGGCAATGCGAAAGACGGCGCCACGTTCAACGTGACCAAGCAGCAGCTCTTCCTGGCCCTCGCCGCTGAAGTTCCGGTCGACGGCAAGATCGTCAAGAACCCGTACAACAAGTGGTCCGACATCGATAAGTCCCTGCCGGATCAGGAAATCGAAGTGCTCGGCCCGCCGCCGACCTCCGGTACCCGCGACGCCTTCGTCGAACTCGCGATGCGCCCGGGCGCCAAGTCCTTCAAGATGCTGGCCGACATGCGCAAGGCCGACAAGAAGGCGTTCCGCAAGATTTCCGACTCCATGCGGGAAGACGGCAAGTTCATCGAAGCCGGTGAGAACGACAACCTGATCGTCCAGAAGCTGCAGGCCAATCCGGTTGCCATGGGCATCTTCGGCTTCAGCTTCCTCGACCAGAACAGCGACAAGATCAAAGGCGCTTCGGTTGCCGGCGTGCAGCCGACCTTCGACAACATCGCTGCCGGCGAATACGGCATCTCCCGCTCGCTGTACTTCTACGTGAAGTCGGCCCACATCGGTGTGGTTCCGGGCATCGAGGAATATGTTGCCGAATTCACCTCCGAGAAGGCCATCGGCGACGAAGGATACCTGACCGACAAGGGTCTGATCCCGCTGCCGCAGGCCGACCGCGAGAAATATCGCGCCGCGGCCGCGAACAAGACCAACCTGACCATGTAA
- the pstA gene encoding phosphate ABC transporter permease PstA, which translates to MNSKPGTAEIRRPTASGERLKKRYAAERRFRLYGLCSILAAGLMLVFLVGSIAGTGWSAFLQTYVKLSITFDAEYLDPAGTGDPEQLQNADYGALMKKNLRDNFPEVTGRSDKRKLYNFVSPNAGYVLRNMVIADPSLAGRTLDLWVKASDDVDMLAKGYVDRGEAEGNRRVSDTELGWYDKLDGADRVETRFNTDFFVNADSREPEEAGILGAVTGSALTLLITLLLSFPVGVMAAVYLEEFAPKNNWTDLIEVNINNLAAVPSIVFGLLGLAMFLNFFGFPRSAPLVGGMVLALMTLPTIIIAARSALKAVPPSIREAALGLGASPLQVVTHHVLPLAMPGILTGTIIGMAQALGETAPLLMIGMIAFIVDIPGGFADPATVLPVQIYLWADSPERAFVERTSAAIMVLLAFLIFMNFVAVLLRRKFERRW; encoded by the coding sequence ATGAACTCGAAACCGGGTACCGCCGAGATCCGCCGGCCGACCGCGAGCGGCGAGCGCCTGAAGAAGCGCTACGCCGCCGAGCGGCGTTTCCGCCTGTACGGGCTGTGCAGCATTCTCGCCGCCGGCCTGATGCTGGTTTTCCTCGTCGGCAGCATTGCCGGCACCGGCTGGAGCGCGTTCCTGCAGACCTATGTGAAGCTCTCCATCACCTTCGATGCGGAATATCTCGATCCGGCAGGCACGGGCGATCCGGAGCAGCTTCAGAACGCCGACTACGGCGCGCTGATGAAAAAGAACCTGCGCGACAACTTCCCCGAGGTGACCGGCCGGAGCGACAAGCGCAAGCTCTATAATTTCGTCTCACCGAATGCCGGTTACGTGCTCCGGAACATGGTCATCGCCGATCCGTCCCTTGCCGGAAGGACTCTCGATCTCTGGGTCAAGGCCTCCGACGATGTCGACATGCTGGCCAAGGGATATGTCGACCGCGGCGAGGCGGAGGGCAACCGCCGCGTCAGCGATACGGAGCTCGGCTGGTACGACAAGCTCGATGGCGCGGACCGCGTGGAGACCCGGTTCAACACCGATTTCTTCGTCAACGCGGACAGCCGCGAGCCGGAAGAGGCCGGGATCCTCGGTGCCGTGACCGGATCGGCCCTGACGCTGTTGATCACACTGCTGCTGTCCTTCCCTGTCGGTGTCATGGCCGCGGTCTATCTCGAGGAATTCGCGCCGAAGAACAACTGGACCGACCTGATCGAGGTGAACATCAACAACCTCGCCGCGGTGCCGTCGATCGTCTTCGGCCTGCTCGGTCTCGCGATGTTCCTGAACTTCTTCGGCTTCCCGCGCTCCGCCCCGCTCGTCGGCGGCATGGTGCTGGCGCTGATGACGCTGCCGACCATCATCATCGCGGCGCGCTCGGCCCTGAAGGCGGTGCCGCCCTCGATCCGCGAGGCCGCGCTCGGCCTTGGCGCCTCCCCGCTGCAGGTGGTCACCCATCATGTGCTGCCGCTGGCGATGCCGGGCATCCTGACTGGAACCATCATCGGCATGGCGCAGGCACTCGGCGAGACCGCGCCGCTGCTGATGATCGGCATGATCGCCTTCATCGTCGACATTCCGGGCGGCTTCGCCGATCCCGCCACCGTGCTTCCGGTGCAGATCTATCTCTGGGCGGACAGTCCCGAACGCGCCTTCGTCGAACGCACTTCGGCCGCCATCATGGTGCTGCTGGCGTTCCTGATTTTCATGAATTTCGTCGCCGTCCTGCTCCGCAGGAAGTTCGAGCGGCGCTGGTAG
- the phoB gene encoding phosphate regulon transcriptional regulator PhoB: protein MSQKILVVEDEAPIVTLLRYNLEREGFEVLEAGDGEEAMLLAMEKNPDLILLDWMLPLLSGVEVCRRLRRTPETKAIPVIMLTARGDEGDRIRGLNAGADDYITKPFSPSELIARIRAVLRRTRPASDAETLQFEDLEMDLAAHKVRRNEREIHLGPTEFRLLRYFLEHPGRVFSREQLLDRVWGPDIYVEPRTVDVHIRRLRKAINIDTESDLIRTVRSAGYALDRPSAAA, encoded by the coding sequence ATGAGTCAGAAGATCCTGGTGGTGGAGGACGAGGCGCCGATCGTCACCCTCCTGCGCTACAATCTGGAACGGGAAGGCTTCGAGGTCCTGGAGGCCGGTGACGGCGAGGAAGCGATGCTTCTCGCGATGGAAAAGAACCCCGACCTGATCCTGCTCGACTGGATGCTGCCGCTGCTCTCCGGCGTCGAGGTCTGCCGCCGGCTCCGCCGCACGCCCGAGACCAAGGCCATCCCGGTCATCATGCTGACCGCCCGCGGCGACGAGGGGGACCGCATCCGCGGCCTCAATGCCGGTGCCGACGACTACATCACAAAACCGTTCAGCCCGAGCGAGCTGATCGCCCGCATCCGCGCGGTCCTGCGCCGGACGCGCCCCGCAAGCGACGCGGAAACGCTGCAGTTCGAGGATCTGGAAATGGACCTGGCCGCCCACAAGGTGCGCCGGAACGAGCGCGAGATCCATCTCGGCCCGACCGAGTTCCGGCTGCTGCGCTATTTCCTCGAGCATCCGGGGCGGGTGTTCTCCCGCGAGCAGCTGCTCGACCGGGTCTGGGGACCGGATATCTATGTCGAACCGCGCACCGTGGACGTGCATATCCGCCGTCTGCGCAAGGCGATCAACATCGATACCGAATCCGATCTGATCCGCACCGTGCGGTCGGCAGGCTACGCGCTCGACCGACCGAGCGCCGCCGCCTGA